From one Triticum aestivum cultivar Chinese Spring chromosome 4B, IWGSC CS RefSeq v2.1, whole genome shotgun sequence genomic stretch:
- the LOC123090628 gene encoding uncharacterized protein isoform X1, with protein MAAPPPPPPALPDDVVVEEILLRLPPDDPGCLFRASLVCKAWRNAVSHPRFRRRYIGLHRHRAPPVLGFLHDWEDGGIPDFFPTTASPFSLAAPDRRFWRPVDCRHGRALFLSDRRQETQELLLWEPITGARRGIPVPAAFRCQWPAAAVFCTADWCDHRDCAGGPFGVVFLFAGEQDRHVVTSACLYSSETGTWGKLNSRQDEFTMEFQNHSSVLVGRSLLYFLSDGGTILEYNLDSGVLAVLDRPPDDYGRGRQRFNLMLAEDGGLGVAEAIDFQLILWKREASDGTDARWVLSRIVDMDSFFDPVTLAPVLGFAEGANAIFVKIIYSLFMVELQSEQAKIVCSSPGFCNLIPVVGFYTPHSRLQVPGGEHHSPAPWLKQLGRGGQQGVWEEKSLEWAQVLFDEGCMAINEKDLAYTADCFRHVLEIRVRHYGGLAPECANTFYHYGGALLCKAREAANRSGNVSKRAPNEEGTNLRGKGQTDGNMTGDGDDSDLDLAWKMLNTARVIVAKSPEKTMEKVNILNALAEISMTREDRDKSIGYYFEALAILEHLVGPDHFRIVDLNLRIGLASKVGDAIRYSRKAISLCMSHIHNLEIAKEALLADIHNLKIAKEALLADIHNLKIAKEALLADKDLRASAAKGHSGKSTLEDDISYLARMSSRVQKKCEELKQAMSTPSDGMDNIMKRVVSQASHEQNLKNTMARTASLTCSQMTRSNNSFHSPTMSTAAPRGSTGSSVTDFEIVGRDMKQAKDESISYEPSPKRLAKPFWALL; from the exons AtggcagcaccgccgccgccgccgccggcgctcccggacgacgtcgtcgtcgaagagatcctcctccgcctcccgcccgaCGACCCAGGTTGTCTCTTCCGCGCCTCCCTCGTCTGCAAGGCCTGGAGGAACGCCGTCTCCCATCCCCGCTTCCGCCGCCGCTACATCGGGCTCCACCGCCACCGGGCACCCCCCGTGCTCGGCTTCCTCCACGACTGGGAAGACGGGGGCATCCCAGACTTCTTCCCCACCACCGCCTCGCCCTTCTCCCTCGCCGCTCCAGACCGCCGGTTCTGGCGCCCCGTCGACTGCCGCCATGGCCGCGCCCTCTTCCTCTCCGACCGCCGCCAGGAAACTCAGGAACTCCTCTTGTGGGAGCCAATCACGGGCGCCCGTCGGGGCATACCGGTGCCCGCGGCGTTCAGGTGCCAGTGGCCGGCCGCGGCAGTGTTCTGCACAGCGGACTGGTGCGACCACCGCGACTGTGCAGGAGGTCCCTTCGGCGTGGTCTTCCTCTTCGCCGGCGAACAAGACCGGCACGTTGTCACATCGGCGTGCTTGTACTCGTCGGAGACTGGCACATGGGGCAAGCTGAACTCGAGGCAAGATGAGTTCACCATGGAATTTCAGAACCATTCCAGCGTGCTGGTTGGGAGGTCTCTGCTCTACTTCCTGTCCGACGGTGGGACGATCCTGGAGTACAATTTGGACAGTGGTGTACTGGCTGTGTTGGATAGACCACCTGACGATTACGGCAGGGGCCGCCAAAGATTTAACCTCATGCTGGCGGAGGATGGTGGACTGGGGGTTGCCGAAGCCATTGATTTTCAGCTCATATTGTGGAAAAGGGAGGCGAGTGATGGCACTGATGCACGATGGGTGCTGAGCCGGATCGTCGACATGGACAGTTTCTTCGACCCAGTCACACTTGCTCCAGTGTTGGGCTTTGCGGAGGGAGCAAATGCTATTTTTGTGAAAATTATCTATAGCCTCTTCATGGTTGAGCTACAGTCGGAGCAGGCGAAAATTGTGTGTTCTAGTCCTGGCTTCTGTAATTTGATTCCAGTTGTCGGCTTCTACACTCCACATTCTAGGCTCCAAGTGCCCGGTGGTGAACACCACAGCCCAGCGCCGTGGCTGAAACAACTGGGAAGGGGTGGTCAGCAAGGGGTCTGGGAGGAGAAATCACTAGAATGGGCGCAGGTGCTGTTTGATGAGGGGTGCATGGCTATCAATGAGAAAGACTTGGCCTACACGGCTGACTGCTTCAGACATGTTCTCGAGATCAG GGTTCGACATTATGGAGGCCTTGCTCCTGAGTGTGCTAACACGTTTTACCATTATGGAGGTGCCTTGTTATGCAAAGCTCGGGAGGCAGCCAATCGTTCAGGTAATGTTTCAAAGCGTGCACCAAATGAAGAAG GGACAAACTTGCGTGGCAAAGGTCAGACGGATGGGAACATGACAGgcgatggagatgattctgattTGGATTTGGCCTGGAAAATGTTGAATACTGCAAGGGTGATAGTTGCCAAGAGTCCAGAGAAGACAATGGAGAAGGTTAATATATTGAATGCTCTAGCTGAAATCTCCATGACAAGAG AGGACAGAGACAAATCAATCGGTTACTACTTCGAAGCTTTAGCGATCTTGGAACATTTGGTTGGGCCTGACCATTTTCGAATTGTCGATCT AAACCTCCGCATAGGTTTGGCATCCAAGGTTGGAGATGCAATCAGATATAGTAGAAAGGCTATTTCATTATGCATGTCGCATATACATAATCTGGAAATTGCCAAGGAAGCTTTGTTGGCTGATATACATAATCTGAAAATTGCCAAGGAAGCTTTGTTGGCTGATATACATAATCTGAAAATTGCCAAGGAAGCTTTGTTGGCTGATAAAGACCTTAGAGCATCTGCTGCTAAAGGACACTCAGGAAAGTCGACTCTGGAAGATGATATATCTTACCTTGCTAGAATGTCGTCTCGAGTCCAGAAGAAG TGTGAAGAACTGAAGCAAGCAATGTCAACCCCAAGCGACGGCATGGATAATATTATGAAGAGGGTGGTCTCGCAGGCAAGTCATGAGCAGAATCTTAAGAATACTATGGCAAGAACTGCATCTTTGACTTGTTCACAGATGACACGATCAAACAACAGTTTCCATTCCCCAACTATGTCAACGGCAGCACCAAGAGGAAGCACTGGAAGTAGCGTAACCGACTTTGAGATTGTTGGCAGAGACATGAAACAAGCTAAAGATGAGTCGATCTCCTACGAACCTTCTCCAAAGAGACTTGCGAAACCATTTTGGGCGTTACTGTAG
- the LOC123090628 gene encoding uncharacterized protein isoform X2, whose amino-acid sequence MAAPPPPPPALPDDVVVEEILLRLPPDDPGCLFRASLVCKAWRNAVSHPRFRRRYIGLHRHRAPPVLGFLHDWEDGGIPDFFPTTASPFSLAAPDRRFWRPVDCRHGRALFLSDRRQETQELLLWEPITGARRGIPVPAAFRCQWPAAAVFCTADWCDHRDCAGGPFGVVFLFAGEQDRHVVTSACLYSSETGTWGKLNSRQDEFTMEFQNHSSVLVGRSLLYFLSDGGTILEYNLDSGVLAVLDRPPDDYGRGRQRFNLMLAEDGGLGVAEAIDFQLILWKREASDGTDARWVLSRIVDMDSFFDPVTLAPVLGFAEGANAIFVKIIYSLFMVELQSEQAKIVCSSPGFCNLIPVVGFYTPHSRLQVPGGEHHSPAPWLKQLGRGGQQGVWEEKSLEWAQVLFDEGCMAINEKDLAYTADCFRHVLEIRVRHYGGLAPECANTFYHYGGALLCKAREAANRSGTNLRGKGQTDGNMTGDGDDSDLDLAWKMLNTARVIVAKSPEKTMEKVNILNALAEISMTREDRDKSIGYYFEALAILEHLVGPDHFRIVDLNLRIGLASKVGDAIRYSRKAISLCMSHIHNLEIAKEALLADIHNLKIAKEALLADIHNLKIAKEALLADKDLRASAAKGHSGKSTLEDDISYLARMSSRVQKKCEELKQAMSTPSDGMDNIMKRVVSQASHEQNLKNTMARTASLTCSQMTRSNNSFHSPTMSTAAPRGSTGSSVTDFEIVGRDMKQAKDESISYEPSPKRLAKPFWALL is encoded by the exons AtggcagcaccgccgccgccgccgccggcgctcccggacgacgtcgtcgtcgaagagatcctcctccgcctcccgcccgaCGACCCAGGTTGTCTCTTCCGCGCCTCCCTCGTCTGCAAGGCCTGGAGGAACGCCGTCTCCCATCCCCGCTTCCGCCGCCGCTACATCGGGCTCCACCGCCACCGGGCACCCCCCGTGCTCGGCTTCCTCCACGACTGGGAAGACGGGGGCATCCCAGACTTCTTCCCCACCACCGCCTCGCCCTTCTCCCTCGCCGCTCCAGACCGCCGGTTCTGGCGCCCCGTCGACTGCCGCCATGGCCGCGCCCTCTTCCTCTCCGACCGCCGCCAGGAAACTCAGGAACTCCTCTTGTGGGAGCCAATCACGGGCGCCCGTCGGGGCATACCGGTGCCCGCGGCGTTCAGGTGCCAGTGGCCGGCCGCGGCAGTGTTCTGCACAGCGGACTGGTGCGACCACCGCGACTGTGCAGGAGGTCCCTTCGGCGTGGTCTTCCTCTTCGCCGGCGAACAAGACCGGCACGTTGTCACATCGGCGTGCTTGTACTCGTCGGAGACTGGCACATGGGGCAAGCTGAACTCGAGGCAAGATGAGTTCACCATGGAATTTCAGAACCATTCCAGCGTGCTGGTTGGGAGGTCTCTGCTCTACTTCCTGTCCGACGGTGGGACGATCCTGGAGTACAATTTGGACAGTGGTGTACTGGCTGTGTTGGATAGACCACCTGACGATTACGGCAGGGGCCGCCAAAGATTTAACCTCATGCTGGCGGAGGATGGTGGACTGGGGGTTGCCGAAGCCATTGATTTTCAGCTCATATTGTGGAAAAGGGAGGCGAGTGATGGCACTGATGCACGATGGGTGCTGAGCCGGATCGTCGACATGGACAGTTTCTTCGACCCAGTCACACTTGCTCCAGTGTTGGGCTTTGCGGAGGGAGCAAATGCTATTTTTGTGAAAATTATCTATAGCCTCTTCATGGTTGAGCTACAGTCGGAGCAGGCGAAAATTGTGTGTTCTAGTCCTGGCTTCTGTAATTTGATTCCAGTTGTCGGCTTCTACACTCCACATTCTAGGCTCCAAGTGCCCGGTGGTGAACACCACAGCCCAGCGCCGTGGCTGAAACAACTGGGAAGGGGTGGTCAGCAAGGGGTCTGGGAGGAGAAATCACTAGAATGGGCGCAGGTGCTGTTTGATGAGGGGTGCATGGCTATCAATGAGAAAGACTTGGCCTACACGGCTGACTGCTTCAGACATGTTCTCGAGATCAG GGTTCGACATTATGGAGGCCTTGCTCCTGAGTGTGCTAACACGTTTTACCATTATGGAGGTGCCTTGTTATGCAAAGCTCGGGAGGCAGCCAATCGTTCAG GGACAAACTTGCGTGGCAAAGGTCAGACGGATGGGAACATGACAGgcgatggagatgattctgattTGGATTTGGCCTGGAAAATGTTGAATACTGCAAGGGTGATAGTTGCCAAGAGTCCAGAGAAGACAATGGAGAAGGTTAATATATTGAATGCTCTAGCTGAAATCTCCATGACAAGAG AGGACAGAGACAAATCAATCGGTTACTACTTCGAAGCTTTAGCGATCTTGGAACATTTGGTTGGGCCTGACCATTTTCGAATTGTCGATCT AAACCTCCGCATAGGTTTGGCATCCAAGGTTGGAGATGCAATCAGATATAGTAGAAAGGCTATTTCATTATGCATGTCGCATATACATAATCTGGAAATTGCCAAGGAAGCTTTGTTGGCTGATATACATAATCTGAAAATTGCCAAGGAAGCTTTGTTGGCTGATATACATAATCTGAAAATTGCCAAGGAAGCTTTGTTGGCTGATAAAGACCTTAGAGCATCTGCTGCTAAAGGACACTCAGGAAAGTCGACTCTGGAAGATGATATATCTTACCTTGCTAGAATGTCGTCTCGAGTCCAGAAGAAG TGTGAAGAACTGAAGCAAGCAATGTCAACCCCAAGCGACGGCATGGATAATATTATGAAGAGGGTGGTCTCGCAGGCAAGTCATGAGCAGAATCTTAAGAATACTATGGCAAGAACTGCATCTTTGACTTGTTCACAGATGACACGATCAAACAACAGTTTCCATTCCCCAACTATGTCAACGGCAGCACCAAGAGGAAGCACTGGAAGTAGCGTAACCGACTTTGAGATTGTTGGCAGAGACATGAAACAAGCTAAAGATGAGTCGATCTCCTACGAACCTTCTCCAAAGAGACTTGCGAAACCATTTTGGGCGTTACTGTAG